The segment ATACCTGAAACTAAATGTTCCAAAATGAGTcttttattatatagaaataattatttggtgGTGAGTGACACAATTTTTCTCTAGTAAAAGGCTGTACAGCGATTAGAAGGTATCATGTTATGTTCACCTGTTTCCCAATTATAACAATTTCAGGCTCATGCAACTGATTATTCAAATGAGCAGAGTTCATTTTCCTAATCCTGTGCTCTGATGTTTTGTCTATCTCCATGGTTTGGTTAATGAGGTGGTTGGGATCTGTTATTCCAGTTTCTACTATGTTCTCACTCTATCTCTAGCTTCAAGGGCACTTGAGAGTTTGATTGCTTTTCCTTTTGGATACGTGGAGCTTGTTGATAGTGAACTGATTATTCAAATGAGCAGAGTTCATTTTCCAAATCCTGTGCTCTGATGTTTTGTCTATATCCATGGTTTGGTTAATGAGGTGGTTGGGATCTGTTATTCCAGTTTCTACTATGTTCTCACTCTATCTCTAGCTTCAAGGGCACTTGAGAGTTTGATTGCTTTTCCTTTTGGATACGTGGAGCTTGTTGATAGTGAAACGTAATCTAATCAAGTGAAAAAACCCGTTAGGGTCATTAAGTTGTTAAGCTCAAAATGCAAATTAAATGTGGGCTTTTATGGAAAAGGCACgaagtgagaaaaaaaaatgtatatgtttagtccaagacttataattattagtgtggatttcaaatatatagacaaagaaattgattttttttttaaatataaagagagagaTCATCGCCTCTTCAGAAAGGCTCATTAGCAAGGAAAAATATGCCTTACTGGCTTAGAACCTCAAAGATGACACATCAGTTCACATCAAGTGACGCTAAGTGCTCAACATGTTTTGAGCCCCTCCCTTCAGCGCTTAAGTGTGTCTTTGACAACATGGGTGAAACGTTGGATCACATTTGAATTTTAGAGGAAACATGAATACACTGAACAATGGTTTTGTTTAGTTCGGTTTGATATGGGCCTGGTATTTGGGCTACTTATGCTATTATAACCTTTTACAAGATCGGGCATATCTCCATAGAGATTATTAAAACAACCAATATGCTTACAGCTTCAACTCCAATAACCAGGACAGGAACTTTTGTAACAtcaaagaagaaacaaattaaACTTCTTCCTGCACTTTATCCTTTGTGCTATAGAAATTAATcagagaaaaacaaaatagatgCCAGATGTAAGTATGTTGTTAACATGAAGGTTGATCTATACATACACAATGGATGGCAATCTGGTTGTGAATCCTTTTCTCatttaaatgaaaaacaaaggAAATATGTATATTTAGTTGTAATGTACTGAAATAAATTTGATGATGAGTAATTTGGGATGGTGCCTCTGCTCAAGAAGATGTGTATGAAATGTTCACAATCCAGCTTCCACAAGGTTCACTATTTAGCCAGATAAGGAGATCCTTCTTACACCTAAGAGTGGAGTGAACCATATTTATACAAGGGTTAGGAATAAAAGTCAACAATCAATTTACCCACTTTGGTGTCCCATTGTTCTCCTTGTTCATAAATCAAGGAAAAGGATAGGGTTGCTAGATCAGAaaacataaactaaaaaaaaattacaagacgagaattcactttaaaattaatatttagtgCAAAGTAGCTTAAATTTTCGTCAGTTCTTATTATGACTTATTTACTTACCGTTTTCTTTTTATGACATGGAAATactttaaagaagaaaatttgaagaaaaaattgcTTTAGTTATCATGGTTTTTGCCCTCGTCTATTTTTACCTTTACTCCCCCTGGTTCAATTCATGTGTCTTGTTTTCcgtttttgtttgtttaaaaaaaatgtattttctatttttagtctTTCTTTTATTCCAACATCTCacatgacatatttaagacCATAATATTAAGAAGTGTTTGATACTTGGAACTCTGTGCCAGTCAAATTAAGACATAAAATAGGGGGGAGGAAGTATTAATTAGTGATATAATTTTATTGACCACCAAACATTAAAGTAGGTACTGTAAGGTACATTACATGTTATGTAATGTGCTAAAACCATTGCTTCGATATCATTAATTGGAGTCATGTTTCACCGAAAAGCTTAAATTAAGGATATAATCTTTATTTCACTTTACTTTAATCACATAAGCTTTTTGCTCTCAAGAAGCCTTGCATTTCCTTCCCTGGTTTATTTTacctttataaaataattctaGTGATATTCCCTTTTTAAGGATCCTAGAAATAGTTTTGGGACAAAATAAGCTAAAAATCCTCAATTATTGAATCATGATTCCCTGAGCGATGATTATTAAGTTAGATGGAAAGCTTTAGATTTCCATACGGGAGACATTTGAAGAGCTTTGCTGAATTGAAGTGTCAGTAGTCAATAGTTTGATCTACAGTAAATGGATGCTGGATAATTTATAACTGAGTGTTGCTTGATCTTATGATCTTAATTTTGTGCAGGTCGCAGATAAGTCATAGGTACACTTTGTGCTGATGTGGCTGCAATAGTCCTATGAGCTGAGAAAGGTGTGCTGTGGTGGGGATATGTTGATGGTCTATTGCGTGACCTGGTTGGTGTTGACAGTCTTCTGCGAAAGATGTCTGGTTGGGGTTTGGTTATAGCAATTGCTTCTTGTTCAAGTGTAATGCTTCCTAATTAGATACTATACCCCCTCTGTATTATGACAATTGATGTCTGCACCTTGGTACTCGTGATGTTCTTCCTTTGTTTAACAGTAAATAACATACTTGAATAAGTCCTCTGTATTTGACCGTGAATAATGCAATCAATGCTTTTCAGTAGCCGAAAAGTTGAAGAGGAAGGGAAAATGTAAAAAGGCATCAGATAATAGCTTGCTTAGTTGCGTGATCATATTTCCGTTTCTTTTTTCTCTCCATGTCTGATCAGTTGGAGTTGTGGATGCCTGCCTATTTTAGGAGTCAAATTTGTGGATAGGAGTAGAGATCATGTTATACAGCTAATCTAGGTAAAGGTATCTACATCTGTAACAAAATATTGGGCGTAAGTCTTGATATGGCAATTGACAGGTACATTGTTCTTGAGAATGGCTTGAGCACTAACGAAGTAGAAGATGGAAAGAGTTTTGTATGTTGTGTTGGGCACTATAAAGAGACATAAAGGGAGTTATTATCAGTATTCAGAATGGAGCTTTTGCACGCAATGAATTGATGAATAACCAAACTTCTGGTGCCCCAGCAAACTCGCTTTTATTGCGTTGTGTGCGACTTCCGCCGAATATCATTCCTTTATGCATTCTttggagaatttgagaaaattttTGCCTTACAAATCACTTTTTTTATACCGCCGTATTGATATTATGGTATTTGGAatgactttaaatttttttttatggtatttggtatttataaaataaataccgAAACaatgtatatttgaaaattttagtaatatataaaatgaataattcaCTAACATGTAGACTATAATTTGACACAGTGGTATATGTTAAGTTAAGAGTAAATGATTTTTGTGGTGTAAAATTATATAGGGCTCTGCATAAtttaagataatattatttaaactttattacaTTGTTAATGATGttctttttgtgaaattttttaacaaGAGTAGTTGTTGATGTAATATGATTGAGACTTGTGCTTCTGAATTTATCATATTCATGTTGATCATCATATTGGTCTTGCAAGCTAAAGGACAAAGAGAATGGTTgtaatttatttgttaaataaattgTATGGAATAACCATCTCCTGAGAACAAACTATCTCTAGTTTAAATCAGTGAGACCGGTACTGATAACCCCCATCAAAATAAAGGCAAATAGGAAAAATTCTTCTTTCACCCACTTGCTGAGTTAACAAATACTACTACTACTGTTGATTATGCAAGCGAATGCGTTGAAGATTTGGTTGGTTCACAAATGGAAGTAGTACGTTTAAACTCATAATTGCAATGTCGGCACCATCTTAATTCTGTTTTAATGGTAGTATGGTAAGTACTTATACTATCAACTATAGTAATAAATGCTAATACCAAACAATGAGCTACTGGAATTTATGCGTCAGGGTTATGCAGGTAAAAGCAAAACCCTGAAAACGATTCAAAATTGTTTCAATTATTAGTAGATAGGCAGACATGCTGGCGTTGCCCTTGAGTGTGTACAATGTTTGGTAGTTCAAGTGGCAAAGGAGGAATTTCCTCACTCCTGAGATGCAGGGTAGTTCCCAAGGCCAAGAGGAGAACAATTGTGGTTGGTCTCAAATCCGATAACAGCAGCAGAGAAATGCTCCTTCGTTTGCTCAATTTAGTCGTAGTGCCTGGGGACTATGTTCTATCTGTTCATGTACAACAACCAAATGATACCTTTGATCCAAATACTTTTCACATTCATGAGGATCTATGTAAATCCAAGCAGGTCATGTCATTTTACACTCTCCAACTCTTCATGGTTTGCTAAATTGCTAAATCTCTAGTCTTTCAGGTGGATTTCCAAATCAAGGTTTGCGTAGCAGACACGTACATAACTGAGTTGAGTAATCAAGTACGTATAAACTTTGCCACAATGCTTGCCGTAGGATGCAGCAGTTCCAGGTATACATTTTTCCTATCCTGCTTTTGTCTACAGCTACCCCTCTATTTGTCTCATTTTGACTTTTCATGTTCAGGCCAACTGATCAGATTGCTggcaaaattttgaaagaattgCCTCCTACTTGCTCCCTTCTTGTAATGGATAATGGAGGAAAAATCCTACTCCAGAGGCCGGGGACTTCCCAAGAAGGTGCTCCCATTAAAGTATTTCAATCACCTCAGTCCTCTCTGTCAGTGTCCAGCAGCTCTACGCAGTCTGGAGACAAGTATCAAATTCATAAATCTTTGTCAATGACATGTTCTTCAACCACAACTACTTCATCACAGCCGACTAGAAATGCAACTTTTCCTAGAATCAAGAAGCTCAATAATGCTGCAGCTAAGAGTCTGTTTGAGAGAATAGCTTGCTTAGAATCAATGGGTTGCGCCAGACGCTTCACTACCGATGAACTTAGCTGTGCAACAGACAACTTCAGTCCCAGTTTATTGACTGGAGTGGGTGGACATAGTCAAGTCTATCGAGCCAATCTCGAGAATGGCCAGCTTGCAGCAGTGAAGGTCCTTAAGAACACACGATACGCCGAGGATGATCTTTTTCAAGAAGTTGAAATATTGAGTAATCTGAAACACGAGAACTTAATTCAGCTTGTCGGTTACAGTTACAGTAAGGATATGCAAGCAATCGTGTATAATCTACAGAAGGACAGTCTGAAGCAAAGATTAAAACAGCTTAATTGGAACACAAGGATGCAAGTTGCAATAGGAGTGGCAAGGGGATTGGAATACCTCCATTCTCAAACCCCACCTATCGTTCACAGAGATGTGAAATCATCAAATATTCTCTTATCTGATGATTGCCACCCACAAGTAAGTCTTTTAGTAGCTTGCTTTCCTACATTAGATGGTTTCTCATATTCATTCGAATGTATGTGTTACACTGATTGTCATTGTGAGACTATGCTATTGTGAGATGCTTGCTGACTAGTCTGAGAGATGTAAAGGTCATCGAAttccttttttttagttttcccCTCTATTACTATGATAAGCCTCTTAAGCATACCTAAAGCATATTTGGGATCATTAAAGACAGAATTATGGTGTTCATATGCATTACTAGGTGAATTCTAAACCCATCAGTTGTTTTAGGCCACATAAGTGAAGAATGGATTTGTTTTTACTTCAATAACTTTTTATGAATATCTGATGCCTAGATGATCAATTCTGATAAGCTGTAGCCTGTAGCTGATAAAATTTCTACATCCACTTTTGTTACACTTAATGATTTTTGAAGCTGAAACCTAGCTATCAGATTTTGGATCAGCAGCGGTACACCAGGAAACTCAGCAAGATTCAGCTTGTGTGAAACCAATTCATGTTGTTGGGACATTTGGATACCTGGCACCTGAGTACATCATGTATGGCAAAGTTGATGAGAAGGTAGATGTATACTCTTATGGGGTGGTTCTGCTAGAATTGATCACAGGGAAACGAGCCATTGAAAAAGACCTGGAAGCTCATCATGAAAGCTTAGTGTTGTGGGTAATAATACGAAGCATGTATATCTACAGCAAAAGATAAATATGTTTCTTCAATGATTTGACTCTAGATAATGTAAATTTCAGGCAAGGTCTCTGCTCAGTTGTGGTCTTAGTGACCGTCTTGTTGATCCTGACATAAATGAGAACTACAACAAAGATGAGATGAAAACAATGATGTTTGCAGCGCGGCTCTGCCTCTTGCATTCATCTTCAAGGAGGCCAAAAATGAAAACAGTAAGTCATTTTCTTTGTCTTGTTCTTTCTTTGAATCATTTTCCTTAATATTGACATCATCAGTAGCCTGCTAACCAATTGTAAGAGAACTCTTTTGTAGTTGCttgttttgatgaatttaaaatcataattaactggatttttttggattttgcttctaattttcttgaTCAATATAGCAGCATTTCACCAATGGTATCCAGCTCTTAGAACATGCTGTATTATTTACaacaaaaatgcaaaacaaggaTTCTAAAATCTGAATAAGTTTCAGCCTCTTCTACAAATCCCATTCTGGACAAGTAGAAAACAAAAGTATACACTTAAATTTGCTTCTCGTTTGATAAACTCAACATACTTTGGCATAAACTAGCAGGAATATACTGACATAAACTTTTGAGTTCCTGATGATGGAAACTAAATTATTGCCACTATCTAAGTTTATGAGTGATGCTAAAATAATGTGAATGGTGAtgaaatagacaaaaaaaatgagattttgcTGGTTTGCAGATCCTGCGTTTGTTTGAGGAGCCAGAGCACTGGTTAGAACTGCAAAGAAAGAGAGAAGAGCTTCTTGATGGAATTGGTTCAGAAGATGAAACTTGCTTGTGCAGATATTATGGATCAGATTCTGAAGAGGGCATGTTCATAGAGGATAGCTGATCATATATTCTTGAGTTTTctatgatatattggtatatatATACTGGTGTTTTGTTTGTCCATCAATGCACCACTCTCTCTCAGCAACTACGAGATACCTAGTGTGTTTCCACAAGTGGGATCTGAGGAGGATAGAGTGTACGGAAACCTTAACCTTACCTTTGTTGAGGATCACACTCTCTCAACCCAGTCACtgaattaaaatgacaaaaaagagaaaacagaaTTAACGGAACCATTTCTCTAGTAGATTGTAGTTCTATTTAAAAGTAATATTAGAGTGCCAATAGAAATGTCATTATGTAGTCAATCATTATTCCTGAAGTGTAAGCTGTCTTTTGTCTCAGAAATATGCTGAAGATTTTTTCTTGAATAACATCGCAAGCATTTTTTAACCTAGagtttaattttcttctttgctaATTCCATAGATTAATATCTTGTGCCCTTacattattactataattattggTTCTCTCTCATCCTGATTCCAATTGAAGAAACTGTGTTGGTCTTTTACTCCTTTTTCGTTACTCTGAGGGAGTGAGGAGGGGTATGTGAGCTCGGCCTGAAGGTGattcttttcttcaatttcataaaCAACACAGAACAGAAACATCATCTCAGTCCTCTCAAGTCTCAACAAAATGTTGAGATGCATAGAGTGAGTACAGATATCTTCTCACATAACGAAAAAGATACCAAATCCTAGAGGATCCACTCATAGAACTTATTGGAAGTAAAGACTATGAGGAGAAATTAACAATCTGTGACATTCATTCAGTAGGTTCAATGACACTAATTCTCAGCAGCCAGCTGAGCAAAGTTAATTGGAGAAACATAAAGTGTTGGACCACCGTAAAGTGTGTTAGCTGCCAACCGTGCAGCAGCGTCTGTAGGGTGGAACAAGTCCCAGAATATGTACTGTCTGCGATCTGAACAGAGACTAGCTGTTGCATTACAAATTCCTTCGGCTTTTAGTGCTCCATGTCCACAGCAGGCTGTGTCCACATTTTTGAAGTCTGCAATGCAAGGAAAACACCATTCTCACGTTATAGTTTGCTACTTACATGGTAGTAAAGGgaatgaaatttaatatttatttgttcgCATAACAATGGGATTTTATACTTCATATCCTCTTGAGGGAACTTTTATTAGTAGCATAGATGGTGTATTGTAGTATAATCATAAATTCTTTCTTAGTTGTAGAACGTTTAATCCTTAGTGTAGAGTAATTTGTGGGAAGAAATGCTTACTGAAGGGTTGTGGATTATCTATAACGTCAATGGTCATTTTGTATGTGTCCCCAAGAGAATATTTCATCCCGCGTAGCTCTGAGGTTAGGTTGCACATTAGCTTTTGAAGAGCTGAATGGAAACATCTGGCAAAATCATTCATGGGCTCGAAACACTTTGTCCCATTCAAAAGTCTGTTGGCTGGACAACAACCTACTGGTGGCACACTTATGATGCCAAACTTTCGTGCTCCGAGGCTGTACAAAGTCTATCATATACAGATGGCTTAGCTTCATACAAATACCATCTTTGGGATTCTAATTATGCAAGTTGAAGGAACATTCAATACCAACCTTTATGTGGTTCTCATACGCTTCCATGAGATAATTGATAAACTCTTCTTTAGGCATTGTACTCCTTGTCTTGAAATAAACAAAGATGTCATTGCTCCCGGTACTGATACAGAACAATGATTTTCCGAGCAATGCTTTTGTTGATTCATGACCAAGTGATGCAATCAAATTTTCACGTACAGTGACAAATTGATTGATCTGCTGTGGCAAGTTAAGGACATTCTGTTTGGAGAGAGAGAGATACGGATACATATTTAGACGTTGGAGTGATCAAAGTATTTTCCTTACTCTTTTGTGAGAGATGATTATTAGGAGTGAAAAGGCTTACCAGCTGAAAGCCAGTGTCATCAAGGAGACCAGAACCTCCTGAGGCGAAGTTTACACCTCGATATATACCCAATTGAAGACCATATTTCAGGCTGTGAAGAAATAGAAAAGGGGGCGGGCTACTATTGTATCCGAAAAGCCTTGCTGCAGTTAGAAAGGACAAGATTCTCCATTAGCATTGTACATGTTATAGTGAAATGTCCATACTCAAGGGTGTTACCTACCTAGCTAGCGGTCAATAGAATGAGTAAAAACCACACGAGACTAGTGTTCAAATACCATCAGAGACCAAAATCACTAGGCGATTTCTTCTCACTAGAGTTACGTGATACATGTGCAGGTGGAGATAGCACGTACCCGGTGTGCAGAGTTTAGCTCGAACACCAGCatataaaaaagtttgaaaGTGATAGTGAAATAAACAGAATATATAACATGCATGTAGAATAAGTAGGAATGCTTGCTGAAAATCTTATTGGTTATGTTCGTTCGATCTAATGCTAAAACTTCAGTAACACTAACCAAGATGATCAGCACTGTTGAGTCCATTACTGAACCTTCCAGTCGGCCTTGAGTTGACAAAATCAATGCCATTATGAGGAAAGTTAGCTGCTGCTTTGCAGTCAGGGATGTAAGAATTAGTTCCAACATCAGCTGTTGAATCCCCTAGTATGAAAATAGGTGGTGGGGTTGGGTGCACTGTATCAGCATTGACTAAGTTGGGGCCGAATATTGATAGCGCCAGAAGAATAAGAAGAGAGAAAGGACACATGTTTTCCATGGCGAAAACAAGGTTGGTAACGTTTCTTTTCAAGTGTAGTGCCCTTCTTTCCTATCTATGTTCTTGGTATGTTTGAGTTAGTTACACATACCTTTGCTTTTCTTTCCACCTGGAGAGCAGGTAATTTATAGGTTATTCTATAGACCATAAACGAATTATGCTTCTAAATTCCAAAGCAAAAGAAGACACTGAATAGCTGCTAACCAAGCTGGGGCGGATTGCCCAGTAGTTGGTTTGTTTAATATCAATCAAACTGTTTAGAATCAATTATTTCATATTCTGATGAAACAGCACATATGCATTTCGGCATACTTATTTATCAATTTGTCTCGTTATTATTGTCTTGAGGAAATTTCTATTTATTGCTCTGGGAAGCAAGTTGAAAAGTTCTTTTTACTACGATGGAAGCAAGTGAGAAATGTctttatatgtttgtttttcttgttgGCCTTATTCTACATTGGAGATGGTTACGATGAAgttatcaattaattatttcgATGACAGTTACCCACAGGGAAAACATGATGCGTAAACTCTATGAGACTTATTATTTGTAAATGAGGAActttaaacaaaattatacatATTAGTGACTTAATACAAACATACATGCCTGAATTCTAATAAGCAATATTACAAATTACAAAGTGGGAATGGATTAGTAAAATAGTTGGAATTGATAAATGCTTAGCAGCAATGATAGGATGACGAAAggtcttgttttttctttttcttttgtgaagTATTAGTAAGTGCTTCTTCTTGGTCCTTGGAAGAACTATAATGTTCTTATGACTGTACCCTAGGCCCTACCACAGTGCAAAGCATTCTTTGGAATAGGATATTCATCGCGGTATGATTTAACTGGTGTATAAACTCGCAAATAAAATTGGTGGCCAAGGTACTGCCTTGCCCAGAATTGACTCCTCAGGTTCCACATTCCTACATTGTCCAGGGGCACATATATTGCGGTCCATGATCTTGGATAAACCTGTCAAAGCCGGTaccaagattaa is part of the Solanum lycopersicum chromosome 1, SLM_r2.1 genome and harbors:
- the LOC101257222 gene encoding probable serine/threonine-protein kinase PBL23, which codes for MFGSSSGKGGISSLLRCRVVPKAKRRTIVVGLKSDNSSREMLLRLLNLVVVPGDYVLSVHVQQPNDTFDPNTFHIHEDLCKSKQVDFQIKVCVADTYITELSNQVRINFATMLAVGCSSSRPTDQIAGKILKELPPTCSLLVMDNGGKILLQRPGTSQEGAPIKVFQSPQSSLSVSSSSTQSGDKYQIHKSLSMTCSSTTTTSSQPTRNATFPRIKKLNNAAAKSLFERIACLESMGCARRFTTDELSCATDNFSPSLLTGVGGHSQVYRANLENGQLAAVKVLKNTRYAEDDLFQEVEILSNLKHENLIQLVGYSYSKDMQAIVYNLQKDSLKQRLKQLNWNTRMQVAIGVARGLEYLHSQTPPIVHRDVKSSNILLSDDCHPQLSDFGSAAVHQETQQDSACVKPIHVVGTFGYLAPEYIMYGKVDEKVDVYSYGVVLLELITGKRAIEKDLEAHHESLVLWARSLLSCGLSDRLVDPDINENYNKDEMKTMMFAARLCLLHSSSRRPKMKTILRLFEEPEHWLELQRKREELLDGIGSEDETCLCRYYGSDSEEGMFIEDS
- the LOC101250347 gene encoding GDSL esterase/lipase At5g55050, whose product is MENMCPFSLLILLALSIFGPNLVNADTVHPTPPPIFILGDSTADVGTNSYIPDCKAAANFPHNGIDFVNSRPTGRFSNGLNSADHLARLFGYNSSPPPFLFLHSLKYGLQLGIYRGVNFASGGSGLLDDTGFQLNVLNLPQQINQFVTVRENLIASLGHESTKALLGKSLFCISTGSNDIFVYFKTRSTMPKEEFINYLMEAYENHIKTLYSLGARKFGIISVPPVGCCPANRLLNGTKCFEPMNDFARCFHSALQKLMCNLTSELRGMKYSLGDTYKMTIDVIDNPQPFNFKNVDTACCGHGALKAEGICNATASLCSDRRQYIFWDLFHPTDAAARLAANTLYGGPTLYVSPINFAQLAAEN